The genomic DNA AAACCGCGACCCCCGGCAGTACGCGGACGCGGACCTGTTCGATGTCACCCGCAATCCCGTGGACCACCTCTCCTTCGGCTACGGCCCCCACGGCTGCGCCGGACAGGGGCTGGCGAAGCTGGAAGGCCACGCCATTGTCGGTGCTCTGGCACGGCACATGAAGTCCTGGACAGCAGGGGAGGAAATCCGCGTCCCCGGCAACATCACGCGGAGCATTGATGAACTGCAGGTAACGAAGGTGGAGGCAGCATGAGGATAGAACTGGACCGGCCGCGGTGCGAGGGCCACGGGTTGTGCGAGGAGGCGGCCCCGGAACTGATGCACCTCGATGACGACGGCGAGCTGGTGATCGATGTTGCGGAAGTGGATCCGGCGGACGCTTCGGCGGCGAACGCCGCCGTGCGGATCTGCCCCGTGGCAGCTCTGCGGCTGAGCGCATGACACAGCGGCGCATAGTGGTGGTGGGT from Arthrobacter zhangbolii includes the following:
- a CDS encoding ferredoxin, with amino-acid sequence MRIELDRPRCEGHGLCEEAAPELMHLDDDGELVIDVAEVDPADASAANAAVRICPVAALRLSA